In one window of Vespa crabro chromosome 6, iyVesCrab1.2, whole genome shotgun sequence DNA:
- the LOC124424583 gene encoding mitogen-activated protein kinase 15-like isoform X3 has product MRRVPRAPFLPEIPRELYSKSLNDEKILTTTTKRTKTTTITTSNVRSTMSAKKNTTKVSEIDAHVSNQYDIIRRLGKGAYGIVWKAIEKKTKETVAVKKIFDAFRNQTDAQRTFREIMFLLSFSNHENIVRLIGLHKADNDRDIYLVFEYMETDLHNVIKKGNILKDIHKVFIMYQLFKAIKYIHSGNVIHRDLKPSNVLLNAQCHCKIADFGLARSVTHIGEGDGETGSDPTLTDYVATRWYRAPEILIASKRYTKGIDMWSLGCILGEMLLGKPLFPGSSTINQVERIMATLPAPTEEDLISVSAGYGTNLLEKSPTGPKRSLKDLLPDASKEALDLICHLIVFNPTHRLTAVEALEHTYVASFHRRGNEPSRSTSVVPLLRDDVQLSVEEYRNKLYAMMDEKHRKHKNMSKARVRRLSEHIRKETYNSTNNGNFVVGQGDAITNKNLRSSCGDLYNNKNNFQTSQRTNARASLANRKVITTSQGRSGDESARVGKTRTISTSGNISLQDNTKNNRHNGKNPTSQYSYNLSNGHLGNLPAGTTKSCLCLSQQNQHLSKSQRSIQSDQVTAYGANIRCNQLGGTSRMKLRRGCDRQTHSTLHQRPPIVNNVDRSKTTMLKSLNETNDSKLGLLSNSSNSGGSASSSELYAPRRSTSQFQIVRNYLNQTLPVHSSSVQQQDQQQDQQQRQQRHHRQKKIRGLEKITSKTDKFNPIDNYYLKSSTLKRPEISKIQMRHSFGGFSVLDKNKNSVEISSRTIDSTNQSHGIITASVYKDLRNGIIKW; this is encoded by the exons ATGCGGCGCGTCCCGCGAGCGCCGTTTCTGCCTGAAATCCCTCGTGAGCTATACTCAAAAAGTCTGAACGACGAGAAAATACTAACAACGACGACCAAAAggacgaaaacgacgacgataacaacGTCCAACGTCAGAAGTACGATGTCCGCCAAGAAAAACACCACGAAGGTTTCTGAGATCGACGCTCATGTCAGCAATCAGTACGACATCATTCGACGTCTCGGCAAAGGG gCATACGGCATAGTATGGAAggcgatagaaaagaaaacgaaggaaacgGTGGCAGTGAAGAAGATCTTCGATGCATTTAGAAATCAAACAGACGCACAGCGTACTTTCCGTGAAATAATGTTTCTACTATCGTTTTCGAATCACGAGAACATCGTACGACTAATCGGTCTACACAAGGCGGACAACGATCGGGATATTTATCTCGTATTCGAGTACATGG AAACCGATCTCCACAACGTCATTAAGAAGGGCAACATCCTTAAGGACATCCATAAGGTCTTCATCATGTATCAATTGTTCAAGGCTATCAAGTATATACACTCTGGTAACGTCATTCACAGAGATTTGAAG CCATCGAACGTCTTGCTGAACGCTCAATGCCATTGCAAGATAGCTGACTTTGGCCTAGCACGATCCGTCACACATATCGGTGAAGGGGATGGTGAAACCGGAAGCGATCCAACTCTGACCGATTACGTCGCTACGAGATGGTACCGCGCACCGGAAATACTGATTGCCTCGAAAAG GTACACGAAAGGCATCGACATGTGGTCCCTAGGTTGTATTCTCGGTGAAATGTTGCTGGGCAAACCGCTATTTCCTGGTTCATCGACGATAAATCAAGTCGAAAGAATAATGGCCACACTTCCAGCACCAACGGAAGAAG ATTTGATTTCGGTTAGCGCTGGTTATGGTACTAATTTGTTGGAAAAGAGTCCAACTGGCCCGAAACGTTCCTTGAAGGATTTATTGCCTGATGCATCAAAAGAAGCTTTAGATCTTATTTGTCATTTGATAGTTTTCAATCCAACACATCGATTGACAGCAGTAGAAGCTCTGGAGCATACCTATGTAGCTAG ttTTCACAGAAGAGGAAACGAACCTTCAAGAAGTACCAGCGTAGTACCATTGTTGAGGGACGACGTGCAACTTTCAGTCGAAGAATACAGGAATAAGCTCTATGCGATGATGGATGAGAAACATAGGAAGCATAAAAATAT gtcgAAAGCCAGAGTTAGACGTCTCTCGGAACATATCAGAAAGGAAACTTACAACTCTACAAATAATGGAAACTTTGTAGTCGGTCAAGGTGACgcaataacgaataaaaatcttcGCTCTTCGTGCGGTGATCtgtataacaacaaaaacaatttccAGACATCTCAACGAacaaacg CACGAGCAAGTTTGGCAAAcagaaaagtaataacgacatCGCAAGGTCGTTCAGGTGACGAAAGTGCTCGAGTTGGCAAAACGAGGACGATAAGTACGTCAGGGAATATATCCTTACAAGATAATACAAAGAATAATCGGCACAACG GTAAAAATCCGACCTCTCAGTACTCTTATAATCTTTCGAATGGTCATCTAGGAAATTTGCCAGCGGGAACAACAAAAAGTTGTCTTTGTTTGAGTCAACAAAATCAACATCTGTCAAAATCTCAAAGATCCATACAGTCGGATCAAGTAACAGCG TATGGCGCAAATATAAGATGCAATCAATTAGGAGGAACGTCACGCATGAAACTACGAAGAGGATGCGATAGGCAAACGCATTCGACTCTGCATCAACGTCCGCCTATAGTAAACAACGTTGATCGGTCGAAAACAACGATGTTGAAGTCATTGAATGAGACTAACGATTCGAAGCTCGGTTTACTAAG TAATAGCAGTAACAGTGGAGGAAGTGCCAGCAGTTCTGAACTTTATGCTCCTAGACGGTCGACTTCTCAATTTCAAAtcgttagaaattatttaaatcagaCGTTGCCGGTTCATTCATCGTCGGTTCAGCAACAGGATCAGCAACAGGATCAGCAACAGCGACAGCAACGTCATCATCgtcaaaagaaaattcgaggATTGGAAAAAATTACGTCGAAAACGGACAAGTTTAATcctattgataattattatcttaaaagTTCAACATTGAAGAGACCAGAGATATCAAAGATTCAAATGAGACACAGTTTCGGTGGATTTAGTGttctcgataaaaataaaaactcggTGGAAATTAGCTCGCGGACTATCGATAGTACCAATCAAAGTCATGGTATTATTACCGCTTCGGTTTACAAAGATTTACGTAACGGAATTATAAAGTGGTGA
- the LOC124424583 gene encoding mitogen-activated protein kinase 15-like isoform X1, with protein sequence MRRVPRAPFLPEIPRELYSKSLNDEKILTTTTKRTKTTTITTSNVRSTMSAKKNTTKVSEIDAHVSNQYDIIRRLGKGAYGIVWKAIEKKTKETVAVKKIFDAFRNQTDAQRTFREIMFLLSFSNHENIVRLIGLHKADNDRDIYLVFEYMETDLHNVIKKGNILKDIHKVFIMYQLFKAIKYIHSGNVIHRDLKPSNVLLNAQCHCKIADFGLARSVTHIGEGDGETGSDPTLTDYVATRWYRAPEILIASKRYTKGIDMWSLGCILGEMLLGKPLFPGSSTINQVERIMATLPAPTEEDLISVSAGYGTNLLEKSPTGPKRSLKDLLPDASKEALDLICHLIVFNPTHRLTAVEALEHTYVASFHRRGNEPSRSTSVVPLLRDDVQLSVEEYRNKLYAMMDEKHRKHKNMSKARVRRLSEHIRKETYNSTNNGNFVVGQGDAITNKNLRSSCGDLYNNKNNFQTSQRTNARASLANRKVITTSQGRSGDESARVGKTRTISTSGNISLQDNTKNNRHNGKNPTSQYSYNLSNGHLGNLPAGTTKSCLCLSQQNQHLSKSQRSIQSDQVTAYGANIRCNQLGGTSRMKLRRGCDRQTHSTLHQRPPIVNNVDRSKTTMLKSLNETNDSKLGLLRYTKYLTTTLNNNNNNNNRVTRHFVTTSPINSNILNGISNSSNSGGSASSSELYAPRRSTSQFQIVRNYLNQTLPVHSSSVQQQDQQQDQQQRQQRHHRQKKIRGLEKITSKTDKFNPIDNYYLKSSTLKRPEISKIQMRHSFGGFSVLDKNKNSVEISSRTIDSTNQSHGIITASVYKDLRNGIIKW encoded by the exons ATGCGGCGCGTCCCGCGAGCGCCGTTTCTGCCTGAAATCCCTCGTGAGCTATACTCAAAAAGTCTGAACGACGAGAAAATACTAACAACGACGACCAAAAggacgaaaacgacgacgataacaacGTCCAACGTCAGAAGTACGATGTCCGCCAAGAAAAACACCACGAAGGTTTCTGAGATCGACGCTCATGTCAGCAATCAGTACGACATCATTCGACGTCTCGGCAAAGGG gCATACGGCATAGTATGGAAggcgatagaaaagaaaacgaaggaaacgGTGGCAGTGAAGAAGATCTTCGATGCATTTAGAAATCAAACAGACGCACAGCGTACTTTCCGTGAAATAATGTTTCTACTATCGTTTTCGAATCACGAGAACATCGTACGACTAATCGGTCTACACAAGGCGGACAACGATCGGGATATTTATCTCGTATTCGAGTACATGG AAACCGATCTCCACAACGTCATTAAGAAGGGCAACATCCTTAAGGACATCCATAAGGTCTTCATCATGTATCAATTGTTCAAGGCTATCAAGTATATACACTCTGGTAACGTCATTCACAGAGATTTGAAG CCATCGAACGTCTTGCTGAACGCTCAATGCCATTGCAAGATAGCTGACTTTGGCCTAGCACGATCCGTCACACATATCGGTGAAGGGGATGGTGAAACCGGAAGCGATCCAACTCTGACCGATTACGTCGCTACGAGATGGTACCGCGCACCGGAAATACTGATTGCCTCGAAAAG GTACACGAAAGGCATCGACATGTGGTCCCTAGGTTGTATTCTCGGTGAAATGTTGCTGGGCAAACCGCTATTTCCTGGTTCATCGACGATAAATCAAGTCGAAAGAATAATGGCCACACTTCCAGCACCAACGGAAGAAG ATTTGATTTCGGTTAGCGCTGGTTATGGTACTAATTTGTTGGAAAAGAGTCCAACTGGCCCGAAACGTTCCTTGAAGGATTTATTGCCTGATGCATCAAAAGAAGCTTTAGATCTTATTTGTCATTTGATAGTTTTCAATCCAACACATCGATTGACAGCAGTAGAAGCTCTGGAGCATACCTATGTAGCTAG ttTTCACAGAAGAGGAAACGAACCTTCAAGAAGTACCAGCGTAGTACCATTGTTGAGGGACGACGTGCAACTTTCAGTCGAAGAATACAGGAATAAGCTCTATGCGATGATGGATGAGAAACATAGGAAGCATAAAAATAT gtcgAAAGCCAGAGTTAGACGTCTCTCGGAACATATCAGAAAGGAAACTTACAACTCTACAAATAATGGAAACTTTGTAGTCGGTCAAGGTGACgcaataacgaataaaaatcttcGCTCTTCGTGCGGTGATCtgtataacaacaaaaacaatttccAGACATCTCAACGAacaaacg CACGAGCAAGTTTGGCAAAcagaaaagtaataacgacatCGCAAGGTCGTTCAGGTGACGAAAGTGCTCGAGTTGGCAAAACGAGGACGATAAGTACGTCAGGGAATATATCCTTACAAGATAATACAAAGAATAATCGGCACAACG GTAAAAATCCGACCTCTCAGTACTCTTATAATCTTTCGAATGGTCATCTAGGAAATTTGCCAGCGGGAACAACAAAAAGTTGTCTTTGTTTGAGTCAACAAAATCAACATCTGTCAAAATCTCAAAGATCCATACAGTCGGATCAAGTAACAGCG TATGGCGCAAATATAAGATGCAATCAATTAGGAGGAACGTCACGCATGAAACTACGAAGAGGATGCGATAGGCAAACGCATTCGACTCTGCATCAACGTCCGCCTATAGTAAACAACGTTGATCGGTCGAAAACAACGATGTTGAAGTCATTGAATGAGACTAACGATTCGAAGCTCGGTTTACTAAGGTATACTAAATATTTAACTACGACGttgaacaacaataataataataataacagggtAACGAGGCACTTCGTAACAACTTCTCCGATCAATAGTAACATTTTGAATGGGATCAGTAATAGCAGTAACAGTGGAGGAAGTGCCAGCAGTTCTGAACTTTATGCTCCTAGACGGTCGACTTCTCAATTTCAAAtcgttagaaattatttaaatcagaCGTTGCCGGTTCATTCATCGTCGGTTCAGCAACAGGATCAGCAACAGGATCAGCAACAGCGACAGCAACGTCATCATCgtcaaaagaaaattcgaggATTGGAAAAAATTACGTCGAAAACGGACAAGTTTAATcctattgataattattatcttaaaagTTCAACATTGAAGAGACCAGAGATATCAAAGATTCAAATGAGACACAGTTTCGGTGGATTTAGTGttctcgataaaaataaaaactcggTGGAAATTAGCTCGCGGACTATCGATAGTACCAATCAAAGTCATGGTATTATTACCGCTTCGGTTTACAAAGATTTACGTAACGGAATTATAAAGTGGTGA
- the LOC124424583 gene encoding mitogen-activated protein kinase 15-like isoform X2, giving the protein MRRVPRAPFLPEIPRELYSKSLNDEKILTTTTKRTKTTTITTSNVRSTMSAKKNTTKVSEIDAHVSNQYDIIRRLGKGAYGIVWKAIEKKTKETVAVKKIFDAFRNQTDAQRTFREIMFLLSFSNHENIVRLIGLHKADNDRDIYLVFEYMETDLHNVIKKGNILKDIHKVFIMYQLFKAIKYIHSGNVIHRDLKPSNVLLNAQCHCKIADFGLARSVTHIGEGDGETGSDPTLTDYVATRWYRAPEILIASKRYTKGIDMWSLGCILGEMLLGKPLFPGSSTINQVERIMATLPAPTEEDLISVSAGYGTNLLEKSPTGPKRSLKDLLPDASKEALDLICHLIVFNPTHRLTAVEALEHTYVASFHRRGNEPSRSTSVVPLLRDDVQLSVEEYRNKLYAMMDEKHRKHKNMSKARVRRLSEHIRKETYNSTNNGNFVVGQGDAITNKNLRSSCGDLYNNKNNFQTSQRTNARASLANRKVITTSQGRSGDESARVGKTRTISKNPTSQYSYNLSNGHLGNLPAGTTKSCLCLSQQNQHLSKSQRSIQSDQVTAYGANIRCNQLGGTSRMKLRRGCDRQTHSTLHQRPPIVNNVDRSKTTMLKSLNETNDSKLGLLRYTKYLTTTLNNNNNNNNRVTRHFVTTSPINSNILNGISNSSNSGGSASSSELYAPRRSTSQFQIVRNYLNQTLPVHSSSVQQQDQQQDQQQRQQRHHRQKKIRGLEKITSKTDKFNPIDNYYLKSSTLKRPEISKIQMRHSFGGFSVLDKNKNSVEISSRTIDSTNQSHGIITASVYKDLRNGIIKW; this is encoded by the exons ATGCGGCGCGTCCCGCGAGCGCCGTTTCTGCCTGAAATCCCTCGTGAGCTATACTCAAAAAGTCTGAACGACGAGAAAATACTAACAACGACGACCAAAAggacgaaaacgacgacgataacaacGTCCAACGTCAGAAGTACGATGTCCGCCAAGAAAAACACCACGAAGGTTTCTGAGATCGACGCTCATGTCAGCAATCAGTACGACATCATTCGACGTCTCGGCAAAGGG gCATACGGCATAGTATGGAAggcgatagaaaagaaaacgaaggaaacgGTGGCAGTGAAGAAGATCTTCGATGCATTTAGAAATCAAACAGACGCACAGCGTACTTTCCGTGAAATAATGTTTCTACTATCGTTTTCGAATCACGAGAACATCGTACGACTAATCGGTCTACACAAGGCGGACAACGATCGGGATATTTATCTCGTATTCGAGTACATGG AAACCGATCTCCACAACGTCATTAAGAAGGGCAACATCCTTAAGGACATCCATAAGGTCTTCATCATGTATCAATTGTTCAAGGCTATCAAGTATATACACTCTGGTAACGTCATTCACAGAGATTTGAAG CCATCGAACGTCTTGCTGAACGCTCAATGCCATTGCAAGATAGCTGACTTTGGCCTAGCACGATCCGTCACACATATCGGTGAAGGGGATGGTGAAACCGGAAGCGATCCAACTCTGACCGATTACGTCGCTACGAGATGGTACCGCGCACCGGAAATACTGATTGCCTCGAAAAG GTACACGAAAGGCATCGACATGTGGTCCCTAGGTTGTATTCTCGGTGAAATGTTGCTGGGCAAACCGCTATTTCCTGGTTCATCGACGATAAATCAAGTCGAAAGAATAATGGCCACACTTCCAGCACCAACGGAAGAAG ATTTGATTTCGGTTAGCGCTGGTTATGGTACTAATTTGTTGGAAAAGAGTCCAACTGGCCCGAAACGTTCCTTGAAGGATTTATTGCCTGATGCATCAAAAGAAGCTTTAGATCTTATTTGTCATTTGATAGTTTTCAATCCAACACATCGATTGACAGCAGTAGAAGCTCTGGAGCATACCTATGTAGCTAG ttTTCACAGAAGAGGAAACGAACCTTCAAGAAGTACCAGCGTAGTACCATTGTTGAGGGACGACGTGCAACTTTCAGTCGAAGAATACAGGAATAAGCTCTATGCGATGATGGATGAGAAACATAGGAAGCATAAAAATAT gtcgAAAGCCAGAGTTAGACGTCTCTCGGAACATATCAGAAAGGAAACTTACAACTCTACAAATAATGGAAACTTTGTAGTCGGTCAAGGTGACgcaataacgaataaaaatcttcGCTCTTCGTGCGGTGATCtgtataacaacaaaaacaatttccAGACATCTCAACGAacaaacg CACGAGCAAGTTTGGCAAAcagaaaagtaataacgacatCGCAAGGTCGTTCAGGTGACGAAAGTGCTCGAGTTGGCAAAACGAGGACGATAA GTAAAAATCCGACCTCTCAGTACTCTTATAATCTTTCGAATGGTCATCTAGGAAATTTGCCAGCGGGAACAACAAAAAGTTGTCTTTGTTTGAGTCAACAAAATCAACATCTGTCAAAATCTCAAAGATCCATACAGTCGGATCAAGTAACAGCG TATGGCGCAAATATAAGATGCAATCAATTAGGAGGAACGTCACGCATGAAACTACGAAGAGGATGCGATAGGCAAACGCATTCGACTCTGCATCAACGTCCGCCTATAGTAAACAACGTTGATCGGTCGAAAACAACGATGTTGAAGTCATTGAATGAGACTAACGATTCGAAGCTCGGTTTACTAAGGTATACTAAATATTTAACTACGACGttgaacaacaataataataataataacagggtAACGAGGCACTTCGTAACAACTTCTCCGATCAATAGTAACATTTTGAATGGGATCAGTAATAGCAGTAACAGTGGAGGAAGTGCCAGCAGTTCTGAACTTTATGCTCCTAGACGGTCGACTTCTCAATTTCAAAtcgttagaaattatttaaatcagaCGTTGCCGGTTCATTCATCGTCGGTTCAGCAACAGGATCAGCAACAGGATCAGCAACAGCGACAGCAACGTCATCATCgtcaaaagaaaattcgaggATTGGAAAAAATTACGTCGAAAACGGACAAGTTTAATcctattgataattattatcttaaaagTTCAACATTGAAGAGACCAGAGATATCAAAGATTCAAATGAGACACAGTTTCGGTGGATTTAGTGttctcgataaaaataaaaactcggTGGAAATTAGCTCGCGGACTATCGATAGTACCAATCAAAGTCATGGTATTATTACCGCTTCGGTTTACAAAGATTTACGTAACGGAATTATAAAGTGGTGA
- the LOC124424583 gene encoding mitogen-activated protein kinase 15-like isoform X4 has protein sequence MRRVPRAPFLPEIPRELYSKSLNDEKILTTTTKRTKTTTITTSNVRSTMSAKKNTTKVSEIDAHVSNQYDIIRRLGKGAYGIVWKAIEKKTKETVAVKKIFDAFRNQTDAQRTFREIMFLLSFSNHENIVRLIGLHKADNDRDIYLVFEYMETDLHNVIKKGNILKDIHKVFIMYQLFKAIKYIHSGNVIHRDLKPSNVLLNAQCHCKIADFGLARSVTHIGEGDGETGSDPTLTDYVATRWYRAPEILIASKRYTKGIDMWSLGCILGEMLLGKPLFPGSSTINQVERIMATLPAPTEEDLISVSAGYGTNLLEKSPTGPKRSLKDLLPDASKEALDLICHLIVFNPTHRLTAVEALEHTYVASFHRRGNEPSRSTSVVPLLRDDVQLSVEEYRNKLYAMMDEKHRKHKNMSKARVRRLSEHIRKETYNSTNNGNFVVGQGDAITNKNLRSSCGDLYNNKNNFQTSQRTNGKNPTSQYSYNLSNGHLGNLPAGTTKSCLCLSQQNQHLSKSQRSIQSDQVTAYGANIRCNQLGGTSRMKLRRGCDRQTHSTLHQRPPIVNNVDRSKTTMLKSLNETNDSKLGLLRYTKYLTTTLNNNNNNNNRVTRHFVTTSPINSNILNGISNSSNSGGSASSSELYAPRRSTSQFQIVRNYLNQTLPVHSSSVQQQDQQQDQQQRQQRHHRQKKIRGLEKITSKTDKFNPIDNYYLKSSTLKRPEISKIQMRHSFGGFSVLDKNKNSVEISSRTIDSTNQSHGIITASVYKDLRNGIIKW, from the exons ATGCGGCGCGTCCCGCGAGCGCCGTTTCTGCCTGAAATCCCTCGTGAGCTATACTCAAAAAGTCTGAACGACGAGAAAATACTAACAACGACGACCAAAAggacgaaaacgacgacgataacaacGTCCAACGTCAGAAGTACGATGTCCGCCAAGAAAAACACCACGAAGGTTTCTGAGATCGACGCTCATGTCAGCAATCAGTACGACATCATTCGACGTCTCGGCAAAGGG gCATACGGCATAGTATGGAAggcgatagaaaagaaaacgaaggaaacgGTGGCAGTGAAGAAGATCTTCGATGCATTTAGAAATCAAACAGACGCACAGCGTACTTTCCGTGAAATAATGTTTCTACTATCGTTTTCGAATCACGAGAACATCGTACGACTAATCGGTCTACACAAGGCGGACAACGATCGGGATATTTATCTCGTATTCGAGTACATGG AAACCGATCTCCACAACGTCATTAAGAAGGGCAACATCCTTAAGGACATCCATAAGGTCTTCATCATGTATCAATTGTTCAAGGCTATCAAGTATATACACTCTGGTAACGTCATTCACAGAGATTTGAAG CCATCGAACGTCTTGCTGAACGCTCAATGCCATTGCAAGATAGCTGACTTTGGCCTAGCACGATCCGTCACACATATCGGTGAAGGGGATGGTGAAACCGGAAGCGATCCAACTCTGACCGATTACGTCGCTACGAGATGGTACCGCGCACCGGAAATACTGATTGCCTCGAAAAG GTACACGAAAGGCATCGACATGTGGTCCCTAGGTTGTATTCTCGGTGAAATGTTGCTGGGCAAACCGCTATTTCCTGGTTCATCGACGATAAATCAAGTCGAAAGAATAATGGCCACACTTCCAGCACCAACGGAAGAAG ATTTGATTTCGGTTAGCGCTGGTTATGGTACTAATTTGTTGGAAAAGAGTCCAACTGGCCCGAAACGTTCCTTGAAGGATTTATTGCCTGATGCATCAAAAGAAGCTTTAGATCTTATTTGTCATTTGATAGTTTTCAATCCAACACATCGATTGACAGCAGTAGAAGCTCTGGAGCATACCTATGTAGCTAG ttTTCACAGAAGAGGAAACGAACCTTCAAGAAGTACCAGCGTAGTACCATTGTTGAGGGACGACGTGCAACTTTCAGTCGAAGAATACAGGAATAAGCTCTATGCGATGATGGATGAGAAACATAGGAAGCATAAAAATAT gtcgAAAGCCAGAGTTAGACGTCTCTCGGAACATATCAGAAAGGAAACTTACAACTCTACAAATAATGGAAACTTTGTAGTCGGTCAAGGTGACgcaataacgaataaaaatcttcGCTCTTCGTGCGGTGATCtgtataacaacaaaaacaatttccAGACATCTCAACGAacaaacg GTAAAAATCCGACCTCTCAGTACTCTTATAATCTTTCGAATGGTCATCTAGGAAATTTGCCAGCGGGAACAACAAAAAGTTGTCTTTGTTTGAGTCAACAAAATCAACATCTGTCAAAATCTCAAAGATCCATACAGTCGGATCAAGTAACAGCG TATGGCGCAAATATAAGATGCAATCAATTAGGAGGAACGTCACGCATGAAACTACGAAGAGGATGCGATAGGCAAACGCATTCGACTCTGCATCAACGTCCGCCTATAGTAAACAACGTTGATCGGTCGAAAACAACGATGTTGAAGTCATTGAATGAGACTAACGATTCGAAGCTCGGTTTACTAAGGTATACTAAATATTTAACTACGACGttgaacaacaataataataataataacagggtAACGAGGCACTTCGTAACAACTTCTCCGATCAATAGTAACATTTTGAATGGGATCAGTAATAGCAGTAACAGTGGAGGAAGTGCCAGCAGTTCTGAACTTTATGCTCCTAGACGGTCGACTTCTCAATTTCAAAtcgttagaaattatttaaatcagaCGTTGCCGGTTCATTCATCGTCGGTTCAGCAACAGGATCAGCAACAGGATCAGCAACAGCGACAGCAACGTCATCATCgtcaaaagaaaattcgaggATTGGAAAAAATTACGTCGAAAACGGACAAGTTTAATcctattgataattattatcttaaaagTTCAACATTGAAGAGACCAGAGATATCAAAGATTCAAATGAGACACAGTTTCGGTGGATTTAGTGttctcgataaaaataaaaactcggTGGAAATTAGCTCGCGGACTATCGATAGTACCAATCAAAGTCATGGTATTATTACCGCTTCGGTTTACAAAGATTTACGTAACGGAATTATAAAGTGGTGA